The following proteins are co-located in the Heliorestis convoluta genome:
- the panD gene encoding aspartate 1-decarboxylase: MFRTMHKSKIHRATVTEANLNYMGSITIDEDLMDLADILENEKVQVVNNNNGSRFETYVIPGPRNSRVICLNGAAARLVQPGDEVIIISYGIYDDQEARKHKPRVLFLDKNNKVLAQEQVERAGQIGPR, from the coding sequence GTGTTTCGTACTATGCATAAATCAAAAATTCACAGAGCGACAGTCACAGAAGCGAATCTGAACTATATGGGATCCATTACGATTGATGAAGATTTGATGGATCTAGCTGATATTTTAGAGAACGAAAAGGTCCAAGTGGTTAATAATAACAACGGTTCTCGATTTGAGACTTATGTAATTCCAGGACCGAGAAACTCTCGCGTCATTTGTCTCAATGGTGCCGCCGCTCGTCTGGTTCAACCGGGTGATGAAGTAATTATTATTTCTTATGGCATTTATGATGATCAAGAAGCACGCAAGCATAAGCCTCGCGTACTTTTTCTAGATAAAAACAACAAGGTTCTTGCACAAGAGCAAGTGGAACGAGCCGGTCAAATCGGGCCTCGTTGA